From Coffea arabica cultivar ET-39 chromosome 2e, Coffea Arabica ET-39 HiFi, whole genome shotgun sequence, the proteins below share one genomic window:
- the LOC113730442 gene encoding uncharacterized protein At2g39795, mitochondrial has product MALTNTLRRVASRAVPFASRVFQATSPRYGHRGSALFSAVNRRFDLSHSVLKSSLPSAFHHFSTRPASDESLLKVIQDEIQCAVDADENIDKVEELPSNFPFKLEDNPGLQTVTLTREYQGETIVVEVEMPSTVTGNYEENDDDDGDADDEKAAQSQLPLVVRVSKSHGPCLEFGCTAYPDDIVIDSLSVKDPDASEDEIAYEGPEFTELDENLQKAFHKYLEIRGVKPSTTNFLHEYMINKDSKEYVVWLKNLKKFVEA; this is encoded by the exons ATGGCTCTGACTAACACTCTTAGAAGGGTTGCTTCGCGAGCTGTACCTTTCGCCTCCCGAGTCTTCCAAGCAACCAGCCCACGGTACGGCCACCGCGGCTCTGCTCTCTTCTCCGCCGTCAACCGCCGCTTCGATCTGTCACACTCCGTCTTGAAAAGCTCATTGCCGTCGGCCTTCCATCATTTCTCAACTCGGCCGGCTTCAGATGAGTCACTCCTCAAAGTTATTCAGGACGAGATTCAGTGTGCCGTGGATGCTGATGAAAATATCGACAAG GTTGAGGAGCTTCCATCTAACTTTCCGTTCAAACTTGAAGATAATCCTGGACTGCAGACTGTAACTCTAACAAGGGAGTATCAAGGTGAAACCATCGTTGTAGAAGTCGAGATGCCTAGCACTGTCACTGGGAATTACGAggaaaatgatgatgatgatggtgatGCTGATGATGAGAAGGCAGCACAGTCTCAGCTTCCTTTGGTAGTCAGAGTTTCCAAGAGCCATGGACCATGTTTGGAGTTTGGTTGCACTGCTTATCCAGATGATATTGTAATTGATAGCTTGTCAGTAAAGGATCCAGATGCTTCAGAGGATGAAATTGCATATGAAGGACCTGAATTCAC GGAGTTGGATGAGAATCTGCAGAAGGCTTTCCACAAGTATCTGGAGATTAGGGGAGTCAAACCCAGCACAACAAACTTCTTGCATGAGTACATGATCAACAAAGATAGCAAGGAATACGTGGTGTGGCTCAAGAATCTCAAGAAGTTTGTTGAAGCATGA